A genomic window from Elaeis guineensis isolate ETL-2024a chromosome 3, EG11, whole genome shotgun sequence includes:
- the LOC105040422 gene encoding uncharacterized protein isoform X3, with product MGLSRGWRSRYLFFVPLILFLPLIFSVSRLHQNSIPQQESTRRPSKKSDHLVLGPAAGLGLPNRLQCQGLKAMNKIHMRRTGQNLQSSDFVSFVTVYTIYNSSLKLDSTRTDVVNVGNISYSKAERSMAILNTFINFVQVSMPSSSVIILTDPASEFSVNRNNAAVVPIQGDYSRGKLMLQRIRSYIAFLETRFAEHLEKLNSFNHYVFTDSDIAVVDDIGHIFQRYPRFHVALTFRNNKDQPLNSGFIAVRGTPDGIYKAKAFLQEVLDVYSSKYMNASRMLGDQLALAWVVKSHLPFSAKKFARHEAFLGEINGASVLFLPCAVYNWTPPEGAGQFHGMPLDVQVDFVRIFWHVAFSKFSVARGKKKFSGDHMCM from the exons ATGGGGCTTTCACGAGGATGGAGGAGCCGCTATCTCTTCTTTGTCCCTCTCATTCTCTTCCTCCCCCTCATCTTCTCAG TGTCGAGGTTGCATCAGAATTCGATCCCACAGCAAGAGTCGACAAGGAGGCCTTCCAAGAAATCGGATCATCTGGTCCTTGGCCCCGCCGCCGGCCTGGGCTTGCCCAATCGCCTCCAGTGCCAAG GCCTTAAAGCTATGAATAAGATCCATATGAGAAGGACGGGCCAGAATCTCCAATCCAGTGACTTTGTTTCTTTTGTAACTGTATACACTATCTACAACAGTTCTTTAAAACTGGACTCTACACGCACGGATGTTGTGAATGTTGGAAACATTTCATACAGTAAAGCAGAACGGTCCATGGCCATCCTTAACACGTTCATCAACTTTGTACAG GTTTCAATGCCAAGCAGCAGTGTTATCATATTGACAGACCCTGCTTCTGAATTTTCAGTAAACAGAAATAATGCAGCAGTAGTACCTATTCAAGGAGACTATTCTCGAGGGAAGTTGATGCTCCAGAGAATCAGATCCTACATT GCATTTCTGGAAACAAGGTTTGCAGAGCATTTGGAGAAGCTGAACAGTTTTAATCATTATGTTTTTACTGATTCTGATATTGCAGTGGTGGATGATATTGGACATATATTCCAGAGATATCCTCGATTTCATGTTGCTCTTACCTTTCGTAACAATAAAGATCAACCATTAAACTCTGGTTTCATTGCAGTGAGAGGCACTCCAGATGGAATTTATAA GGCAAAGGCCTTTCTACAAGAAGTCCTGGACGTGTACAGCTCAAAATATATGAATGCCTCCCGTATGCTTGGTGATCAGTTAGCCCTTGCATGGGTTGTTAAATCCCATCTTCCATTTTCTGCAAAGAAATTTGCCAGGCATGAGGCCTTTTTGGGTGAAATAAATGGAGCATCAGTGCTCTTTTTACCTTGTGCTGTTTACAACTGGACCCCGCCCGAGGGAGCTGGGCAGTTTCATGGCATGCCTTTGGATGTACAA GTTGACTTCGTCCGCATCTTTTGGCATGTTGCTTTTTCAAAGTTCAGTGTTGCAAGGGGGAAAAAAAAGTTCAGTGGGGATCATATGTGCATGTAA
- the LOC140856667 gene encoding histone deacetylase 2-like isoform X1, protein METASSSTAVPGRANAPATIHRSRILSSKLYFDVPSSKVPLIYSTSYDIAFAGIEKLHPFDSSKWGRICKFLIKEGVLEWVRIVEPLEASKDDLLVVHSEAYLSSLKSSLTVSIIVEVPPVAILPNCLVQQKVLFPFRKQVGGSILAAKLAIERGWAINVGGGFHHCSAEKGGGFCAYADISLCIHFAFVRLNISRVMIIDLDAHQGNGHEIDFSNDRRVYILDIYNSGIYPFDLEARRYIDQKVELLSGTKTNEYLEQLDKALKVARNNFNPELVVYNAGTDILDGDPLGRLKVYSCLSLYFVRQSMCIFKLILFHFIYTTNTNTRAHIGLYCFHWTNF, encoded by the exons ATGGAAACGGCGTCTTCCTCCACCGCCGTGCCGGGACGCGCCAACGCCCCCGCAACCATCCACCGCAGTCGGATCCTCTCCAGCAAGCTATACTTCGATGTGCCCTCCTCCAAG GTTCCGTTGATCTACTCGACTTCCTACGACATAGCATTTGCTGGAATTGAGAAGCT GCATccttttgattcttcaaaatggGGTCGTATTTGCAAGTTTCTGATTAAAGAAGGTGTTTTAGAGTGGGTTCGAATCGTAGAACCATTAGAAGCTTCAAAAGATGATTTGCTTGTG gTTCATTCGGAAGCATACCTGAGCAGTCTTAAAAGCAGTTTAACGGTTTCCATTATTGTCGAG GTACCCCCTGTTGCAATCCTTCCAAACTGTCTTGTGCAGCAGAAAGTGCTGTTCCCATTCCGCAAACAG GTTGGTGGTTCAATCTTGGCAGCTAAACTTGCGATAGAGCGAGGATGGGCCATTAATGTTGGTGGGGGATTCCACCATTGTTCAGCAGAGAAAGGAGGTGGATTTTGTGCATATGCTGACATTTCTCTTTGTATTCACTTTGCCTTTGTTCGTTTGAATATTTCGAG GGTAATGATTATTGACCTTGATGCTCACCAAGGAAATGGCCATGAAATAGACTTCTCTAACGACA GAAGAGTTTATATTTTGGACATCTACAACTCTGGAATATATCCTTTT GATCTGGAGGCTAGGAGATACATTGACCAGAAAGTTGAATTACTA AGTGGGACTAAAACAAATGAGTATTTGGAGCAATTGGATAAAGCACTCAAG GTTGCGAGAAATAACTTCAATCCTGAGTTGGTTGTGTACAATGCTGGCACTGATATTCTCGATGGAGATCCCTTGGGCAGATTGAAGGTATATTCCTGTTTATCCTTATATTTTGTTCGTCAAAGCATGTGCATCTTCAAACTTATTTTGTTTCATTTCAtttacaccacaaacacaaatacACGTGCACACATAGGGCTATACTGCTTCCATTGGACCAACTTCTAA
- the LOC105040422 gene encoding uncharacterized protein isoform X1, producing the protein MGLSRGWRSRYLFFVPLILFLPLIFSVSRLHQNSIPQQESTRRPSKKSDHLVLGPAAGLGLPNRLQCQGLKAMNKIHMRRTGQNLQSSDFVSFVTVYTIYNSSLKLDSTRTDVVNVGNISYSKAERSMAILNTFINFVQVSMPSSSVIILTDPASEFSVNRNNAAVVPIQGDYSRGKLMLQRIRSYIAFLETRFAEHLEKLNSFNHYVFTDSDIAVVDDIGHIFQRYPRFHVALTFRNNKDQPLNSGFIAVRGTPDGIYKAKAFLQEVLDVYSSKYMNASRMLGDQLALAWVVKSHLPFSAKKFARHEAFLGEINGASVLFLPCAVYNWTPPEGAGQFHGMPLDVQIVHFKGSRKRLMLESWNFFNSTSNMADMLCLILKSGRTKYDF; encoded by the exons ATGGGGCTTTCACGAGGATGGAGGAGCCGCTATCTCTTCTTTGTCCCTCTCATTCTCTTCCTCCCCCTCATCTTCTCAG TGTCGAGGTTGCATCAGAATTCGATCCCACAGCAAGAGTCGACAAGGAGGCCTTCCAAGAAATCGGATCATCTGGTCCTTGGCCCCGCCGCCGGCCTGGGCTTGCCCAATCGCCTCCAGTGCCAAG GCCTTAAAGCTATGAATAAGATCCATATGAGAAGGACGGGCCAGAATCTCCAATCCAGTGACTTTGTTTCTTTTGTAACTGTATACACTATCTACAACAGTTCTTTAAAACTGGACTCTACACGCACGGATGTTGTGAATGTTGGAAACATTTCATACAGTAAAGCAGAACGGTCCATGGCCATCCTTAACACGTTCATCAACTTTGTACAG GTTTCAATGCCAAGCAGCAGTGTTATCATATTGACAGACCCTGCTTCTGAATTTTCAGTAAACAGAAATAATGCAGCAGTAGTACCTATTCAAGGAGACTATTCTCGAGGGAAGTTGATGCTCCAGAGAATCAGATCCTACATT GCATTTCTGGAAACAAGGTTTGCAGAGCATTTGGAGAAGCTGAACAGTTTTAATCATTATGTTTTTACTGATTCTGATATTGCAGTGGTGGATGATATTGGACATATATTCCAGAGATATCCTCGATTTCATGTTGCTCTTACCTTTCGTAACAATAAAGATCAACCATTAAACTCTGGTTTCATTGCAGTGAGAGGCACTCCAGATGGAATTTATAA GGCAAAGGCCTTTCTACAAGAAGTCCTGGACGTGTACAGCTCAAAATATATGAATGCCTCCCGTATGCTTGGTGATCAGTTAGCCCTTGCATGGGTTGTTAAATCCCATCTTCCATTTTCTGCAAAGAAATTTGCCAGGCATGAGGCCTTTTTGGGTGAAATAAATGGAGCATCAGTGCTCTTTTTACCTTGTGCTGTTTACAACTGGACCCCGCCCGAGGGAGCTGGGCAGTTTCATGGCATGCCTTTGGATGTACAA ATTGTACACTTTAAGGGATCGAGGAAACGATTGATGTTGGAATCTTGGAACTTCTTCAACTCAACCTCCAACATGGCTGATATGTTGTGCCTTATCTTAAAGAGTGGGAGAACAAAATATGACTTTTGA
- the LOC105040422 gene encoding uncharacterized protein isoform X4, protein MGLSRGWRSRYLFFVPLILFLPLIFSVSRLHQNSIPQQESTRRPSKKSDHLVLGPAAGLGLPNRLQCQGLKAMNKIHMRRTGQNLQSSDFVSFVTVYTIYNSSLKLDSTRTDVVNVGNISYSKAERSMAILNTFINFVQVSMPSSSVIILTDPASEFSVNRNNAAVVPIQGDYSRGKLMLQRIRSYIAFLETRFAEHLEKLNSFNHYVFTDSDIAVVDDIGHIFQRYPRFHVALTFRNNKDQPLNSGFIAVRGTPDGIYKAKAFLQEVLDVYSSKYMNASRMLGDQLALAWVVKSHLPFSAKKFARHEAFLGEINGASVLFLPCAVYNWTPPEGAGQFHGMPLDVQFENLVSNCAMLIRLYTLRDRGND, encoded by the exons ATGGGGCTTTCACGAGGATGGAGGAGCCGCTATCTCTTCTTTGTCCCTCTCATTCTCTTCCTCCCCCTCATCTTCTCAG TGTCGAGGTTGCATCAGAATTCGATCCCACAGCAAGAGTCGACAAGGAGGCCTTCCAAGAAATCGGATCATCTGGTCCTTGGCCCCGCCGCCGGCCTGGGCTTGCCCAATCGCCTCCAGTGCCAAG GCCTTAAAGCTATGAATAAGATCCATATGAGAAGGACGGGCCAGAATCTCCAATCCAGTGACTTTGTTTCTTTTGTAACTGTATACACTATCTACAACAGTTCTTTAAAACTGGACTCTACACGCACGGATGTTGTGAATGTTGGAAACATTTCATACAGTAAAGCAGAACGGTCCATGGCCATCCTTAACACGTTCATCAACTTTGTACAG GTTTCAATGCCAAGCAGCAGTGTTATCATATTGACAGACCCTGCTTCTGAATTTTCAGTAAACAGAAATAATGCAGCAGTAGTACCTATTCAAGGAGACTATTCTCGAGGGAAGTTGATGCTCCAGAGAATCAGATCCTACATT GCATTTCTGGAAACAAGGTTTGCAGAGCATTTGGAGAAGCTGAACAGTTTTAATCATTATGTTTTTACTGATTCTGATATTGCAGTGGTGGATGATATTGGACATATATTCCAGAGATATCCTCGATTTCATGTTGCTCTTACCTTTCGTAACAATAAAGATCAACCATTAAACTCTGGTTTCATTGCAGTGAGAGGCACTCCAGATGGAATTTATAA GGCAAAGGCCTTTCTACAAGAAGTCCTGGACGTGTACAGCTCAAAATATATGAATGCCTCCCGTATGCTTGGTGATCAGTTAGCCCTTGCATGGGTTGTTAAATCCCATCTTCCATTTTCTGCAAAGAAATTTGCCAGGCATGAGGCCTTTTTGGGTGAAATAAATGGAGCATCAGTGCTCTTTTTACCTTGTGCTGTTTACAACTGGACCCCGCCCGAGGGAGCTGGGCAGTTTCATGGCATGCCTTTGGATGTACAA TTCGAGAATCTAGTTTCAAACTGTGCAATGTTGATCAGATTGTACACTTTAAGGGATCGAGGAAACGATTGA
- the LOC105040422 gene encoding uncharacterized protein isoform X2, translating to MGLSRGWRSRYLFFVPLILFLPLIFSVSRLHQNSIPQQESTRRPSKKSDHLVLGPAAGLGLPNRLQCQGLKAMNKIHMRRTGQNLQSSDFVSFVTVYTIYNSSLKLDSTRTDVVNVGNISYSKAERSMAILNTFINFVQVSMPSSSVIILTDPASEFSVNRNNAAVVPIQGDYSRGKLMLQRIRSYIAFLETRFAEHLEKLNSFNHYVFTDSDIAVVDDIGHIFQRYPRFHVALTFRNNKDQPLNSGFIAVRGTPDGIYKAKAFLQEVLDVYSSKYMNASRMLGDQLALAWVVKSHLPFSAKKFARHEAFLGEINGASVLFLPCAVYNWTPPEGAGQFHGMPLDVQGSRKRLMLESWNFFNSTSNMADMLCLILKSGRTKYDF from the exons ATGGGGCTTTCACGAGGATGGAGGAGCCGCTATCTCTTCTTTGTCCCTCTCATTCTCTTCCTCCCCCTCATCTTCTCAG TGTCGAGGTTGCATCAGAATTCGATCCCACAGCAAGAGTCGACAAGGAGGCCTTCCAAGAAATCGGATCATCTGGTCCTTGGCCCCGCCGCCGGCCTGGGCTTGCCCAATCGCCTCCAGTGCCAAG GCCTTAAAGCTATGAATAAGATCCATATGAGAAGGACGGGCCAGAATCTCCAATCCAGTGACTTTGTTTCTTTTGTAACTGTATACACTATCTACAACAGTTCTTTAAAACTGGACTCTACACGCACGGATGTTGTGAATGTTGGAAACATTTCATACAGTAAAGCAGAACGGTCCATGGCCATCCTTAACACGTTCATCAACTTTGTACAG GTTTCAATGCCAAGCAGCAGTGTTATCATATTGACAGACCCTGCTTCTGAATTTTCAGTAAACAGAAATAATGCAGCAGTAGTACCTATTCAAGGAGACTATTCTCGAGGGAAGTTGATGCTCCAGAGAATCAGATCCTACATT GCATTTCTGGAAACAAGGTTTGCAGAGCATTTGGAGAAGCTGAACAGTTTTAATCATTATGTTTTTACTGATTCTGATATTGCAGTGGTGGATGATATTGGACATATATTCCAGAGATATCCTCGATTTCATGTTGCTCTTACCTTTCGTAACAATAAAGATCAACCATTAAACTCTGGTTTCATTGCAGTGAGAGGCACTCCAGATGGAATTTATAA GGCAAAGGCCTTTCTACAAGAAGTCCTGGACGTGTACAGCTCAAAATATATGAATGCCTCCCGTATGCTTGGTGATCAGTTAGCCCTTGCATGGGTTGTTAAATCCCATCTTCCATTTTCTGCAAAGAAATTTGCCAGGCATGAGGCCTTTTTGGGTGAAATAAATGGAGCATCAGTGCTCTTTTTACCTTGTGCTGTTTACAACTGGACCCCGCCCGAGGGAGCTGGGCAGTTTCATGGCATGCCTTTGGATGTACAA GGATCGAGGAAACGATTGATGTTGGAATCTTGGAACTTCTTCAACTCAACCTCCAACATGGCTGATATGTTGTGCCTTATCTTAAAGAGTGGGAGAACAAAATATGACTTTTGA
- the LOC140856667 gene encoding histone deacetylase 2-like isoform X2 codes for METASSSTAVPGRANAPATIHRSRILSSKLYFDVPSSKVPLIYSTSYDIAFAGIEKLHPFDSSKWGRICKFLIKEGVLEWVRIVEPLEASKDDLLVVHSEAYLSSLKSSLTVSIIVEVPPVAILPNCLVQQKVLFPFRKQVGGSILAAKLAIERGWAINVGGGFHHCSAEKGGGFCAYADISLCIHFAFVRLNISRVMIIDLDAHQGNGHEIDFSNDRRVYILDIYNSGIYPFDLEARRYIDQKVELLVDRVGLKQMSIWSNWIKHSRLREITSILSWLCTMLALIFSMEIPWAD; via the exons ATGGAAACGGCGTCTTCCTCCACCGCCGTGCCGGGACGCGCCAACGCCCCCGCAACCATCCACCGCAGTCGGATCCTCTCCAGCAAGCTATACTTCGATGTGCCCTCCTCCAAG GTTCCGTTGATCTACTCGACTTCCTACGACATAGCATTTGCTGGAATTGAGAAGCT GCATccttttgattcttcaaaatggGGTCGTATTTGCAAGTTTCTGATTAAAGAAGGTGTTTTAGAGTGGGTTCGAATCGTAGAACCATTAGAAGCTTCAAAAGATGATTTGCTTGTG gTTCATTCGGAAGCATACCTGAGCAGTCTTAAAAGCAGTTTAACGGTTTCCATTATTGTCGAG GTACCCCCTGTTGCAATCCTTCCAAACTGTCTTGTGCAGCAGAAAGTGCTGTTCCCATTCCGCAAACAG GTTGGTGGTTCAATCTTGGCAGCTAAACTTGCGATAGAGCGAGGATGGGCCATTAATGTTGGTGGGGGATTCCACCATTGTTCAGCAGAGAAAGGAGGTGGATTTTGTGCATATGCTGACATTTCTCTTTGTATTCACTTTGCCTTTGTTCGTTTGAATATTTCGAG GGTAATGATTATTGACCTTGATGCTCACCAAGGAAATGGCCATGAAATAGACTTCTCTAACGACA GAAGAGTTTATATTTTGGACATCTACAACTCTGGAATATATCCTTTT GATCTGGAGGCTAGGAGATACATTGACCAGAAAGTTGAATTACTAGT TGATAGAGTGGGACTAAAACAAATGAGTATTTGGAGCAATTGGATAAAGCACTCAAG GTTGCGAGAAATAACTTCAATCCTGAGTTGGTTGTGTACAATGCTGGCACTGATATTCTCGATGGAGATCCCTTGGGCAGATTGA